The following are from one region of the Methanospirillum hungatei genome:
- the htpX gene encoding zinc metalloprotease HtpX, protein MKWKRDAGLTGRILLTWALLLLVYLVFMGILFALGLPSGFIIVIAVVMGVVQYFFSDKLVLMSTGAKIVEYDEAPDLHRMIEKLCTEADLPKPRIAVMHSPMPNAFATGRSPNHAVVAVTDSIMQTLNKDELEAVLAHELSHVKNRDILTMTVASFVAMIASMIMNNFLFASLFSNREQGGAWIIAGIVAAVVWVIATLLMMALSRYREFAADRGAAYITTNPDALISALQKISGRMDRLPTEAKVAAEGANAFYIIPALSGKTLAGLFSTHPSLEKRIENLEKVRAELRGY, encoded by the coding sequence ATGAAATGGAAACGTGATGCAGGCCTGACAGGACGTATACTCCTGACATGGGCACTGCTCTTACTCGTGTATCTGGTATTCATGGGTATCTTGTTTGCCCTTGGACTGCCATCTGGATTTATTATCGTGATAGCAGTTGTAATGGGCGTTGTTCAGTACTTCTTCTCTGACAAACTGGTACTCATGAGTACTGGTGCTAAGATTGTCGAATATGATGAAGCCCCTGATCTTCATCGCATGATCGAAAAGTTATGTACAGAGGCAGATCTGCCAAAACCACGAATTGCCGTGATGCACTCTCCAATGCCAAATGCATTTGCAACTGGCAGAAGTCCGAATCATGCTGTCGTCGCTGTAACAGATTCTATCATGCAGACCTTAAACAAGGACGAGCTTGAAGCAGTATTGGCACACGAGCTTTCACATGTCAAGAACCGTGACATTCTTACGATGACAGTTGCAAGTTTTGTTGCCATGATTGCCTCAATGATCATGAACAACTTCCTGTTTGCTTCATTATTCAGCAATCGTGAACAAGGCGGTGCATGGATAATTGCAGGAATTGTTGCAGCGGTTGTCTGGGTTATTGCAACTCTCCTGATGATGGCACTCTCCAGATACAGGGAATTTGCAGCAGATCGAGGTGCAGCATATATTACTACTAATCCTGATGCTCTGATCTCTGCTCTTCAGAAGATCAGCGGACGGATGGATCGTCTGCCAACTGAAGCAAAGGTTGCAGCAGAAGGTGCAAATGCATTCTATATCATTCCGGCCCTTTCAGGAAAGACTCTTGCAGGGCTCTTCTCTACTCATCCATCACTTGAGAAGCGGATAGAAAACCTCGAAAAAGTTCGGGCTGAGCTCCGCGGATATTAA
- a CDS encoding alpha/beta hydrolase: MTKNTIKINNIPALLWGEKSNKLFIAVHGNLSHKEDTVIELLANEAIKKGYQVLSFDLPEHGDRKGEEIPCKVQHCVHDLKEIGKYAQEHWDQVSLFACSMGAYFSLLTYRDIGLKTALFLSPVVDMERIIRNMMMWFQVSPERLEKEGTIDTPVGQKLYWDYFCYVLEHPVDKWDVDTRILYGAQDNLVEVDTISNFIEKFPCTLEIMDEGEHYFHTDDQINVFTQWLEKNIE, encoded by the coding sequence ATGACAAAGAATACAATTAAAATTAACAATATCCCGGCGTTATTATGGGGCGAAAAGAGCAACAAACTATTCATTGCGGTTCATGGTAACCTTTCGCATAAGGAAGATACTGTCATCGAACTTCTCGCGAATGAGGCAATTAAGAAGGGTTATCAGGTATTAAGCTTTGATCTCCCGGAGCATGGAGATCGGAAAGGAGAGGAAATCCCATGTAAGGTGCAGCATTGTGTCCATGATCTCAAAGAAATCGGGAAGTATGCTCAAGAACACTGGGACCAGGTATCCCTCTTTGCCTGCAGTATGGGAGCTTACTTCAGCCTGTTAACCTATCGTGATATTGGTCTGAAAACAGCCCTTTTTCTCTCTCCGGTGGTTGATATGGAACGAATCATCCGGAATATGATGATGTGGTTTCAAGTATCTCCGGAGCGGTTGGAGAAAGAAGGGACGATAGATACCCCGGTTGGTCAGAAGTTATATTGGGATTACTTCTGTTATGTGTTAGAGCACCCGGTTGACAAGTGGGATGTTGATACCCGAATCTTATATGGAGCACAGGATAATCTGGTCGAGGTTGATACCATCAGCAATTTCATCGAAAAATTTCCGTGTACCCTGGAAATTATGGATGAAGGAGAACATTATTTCCATACGGATGATCAGATAAACGTATTCACACAGTGGCTGGAAAAAAATATTGAATAA
- a CDS encoding HEPN domain-containing protein, giving the protein MERDWIKQALPDLQIADKNMSIGCYDSAAFYSHQSVEKLLKGLISHSGYSIPRTHDLERLGDMLDCPEDVLSDLIDLMGDYQTSRYPDMSEIIPCEYYTESIARDRVRKAKKVFAVLYHEGNYQ; this is encoded by the coding sequence TTGGAGAGAGATTGGATCAAGCAGGCACTCCCTGATCTTCAGATTGCAGATAAAAATATGTCAATTGGATGCTATGATTCTGCAGCATTTTACTCACACCAGTCCGTTGAAAAATTATTAAAAGGGTTAATTTCACATTCTGGCTACTCAATCCCGAGGACTCATGATTTAGAACGGTTAGGAGATATGCTGGATTGTCCAGAAGATGTTTTATCAGATCTTATTGATCTCATGGGTGATTATCAGACATCACGATATCCTGACATGAGTGAGATAATTCCCTGTGAGTATTATACAGAATCAATTGCCCGTGATAGAGTACGGAAAGCAAAAAAGGTATTTGCAGTACTGTATCATGAGGGGAATTATCAATGA
- a CDS encoding nucleotidyltransferase domain-containing protein, with amino-acid sequence MNDPVVEVFRSEIIPKLIEYFIPEEIILFGSRVAGNAHEESDLDVIIVSEIFKDIPLHERFPMVRKRVRTPYSIDYLCYTPDEFERMKTRSSVLESALSGPHQMVLGSA; translated from the coding sequence ATGAATGATCCTGTTGTAGAAGTATTCAGATCTGAAATAATCCCAAAATTAATAGAGTATTTCATACCTGAAGAAATTATTCTGTTTGGCTCAAGAGTGGCAGGAAATGCTCATGAAGAATCAGATCTGGATGTAATTATTGTTTCAGAAATTTTCAAAGACATTCCTTTACATGAGAGATTCCCTATGGTCCGGAAACGGGTTAGGACGCCCTATTCCATCGATTATCTTTGTTACACTCCGGATGAATTTGAACGAATGAAAACACGTTCAAGTGTTTTGGAAAGTGCATTATCCGGGCCTCACCAGATGGTGCTTGGATCAGCTTGA
- a CDS encoding DUF6009 family protein, whose product MITWLENPQNYSYLRQDQYLSTSSRFPVKTIGKRIQEFSKLIGYELVEKRDSNTKGVYLYCHRFYWLKKHDRDLSPDGVYKGPREFGGRMPTEAVDPARLLERTPYMEDKGIIEIKV is encoded by the coding sequence ATGATTACATGGCTTGAAAATCCTCAAAATTATTCATATTTACGACAGGACCAATATCTGAGCACCTCATCCCGGTTTCCGGTAAAAACCATCGGGAAGAGAATTCAGGAATTTTCAAAACTTATCGGATATGAACTGGTTGAGAAAAGGGATTCCAATACGAAAGGAGTGTATTTGTATTGTCACCGGTTTTACTGGCTCAAAAAACATGACCGTGACTTATCTCCGGACGGAGTGTATAAGGGTCCACGGGAATTTGGTGGACGTATGCCCACCGAGGCAGTTGATCCGGCCCGGCTATTGGAGCGAACTCCGTATATGGAGGACAAGGGAATAATTGAGATAAAAGTATAA
- a CDS encoding ATP-binding protein — MILRAAGEKIRELASGFPAVVVTGPRQSGKTTLVKHLFPDKPYLLLEEPDTRRFAEEDPRSFLGQYLDKGAIIDEAQYVPELFSYLQGILDQSESPGRFILTGSQNFLMMAKISQSLAGRIGIIKLLPLSMNELNQAGQECDQYEEYLYQGFYPRLYNSTILPSDFYSSYVQTYLERDLTQLKQVHSRSTFHIFLKMCANRIGQIVNFTSLGADCGISHNTAKEWISLLETSGIAFLIKTHHKNYNKRLIQMPKLYFSDPGLAAYLADIKSADEIVTHPLKGGLFETLIIGEFLKYRYNRGLDSNLYFWRDKTGHEIDCIIEKSIHETISVEIKAGRTIAGDFFKNIHYYNRLSGQSPDRSFIVYGGDQDQNRSDGRIIGYSHLDSIFEFL, encoded by the coding sequence ATGATCCTACGAGCAGCCGGAGAAAAAATACGAGAATTAGCATCAGGATTTCCTGCCGTAGTTGTTACCGGACCACGTCAATCCGGTAAGACAACCCTGGTAAAACACCTGTTTCCTGACAAACCCTATCTCCTTCTTGAAGAACCTGATACCCGGAGATTTGCAGAAGAAGATCCCAGAAGTTTTTTGGGTCAATATCTGGATAAAGGAGCAATCATCGACGAAGCTCAGTATGTTCCTGAACTCTTCTCATATTTACAGGGAATATTAGATCAAAGTGAAAGTCCTGGCCGGTTTATCCTGACCGGATCACAGAATTTCCTCATGATGGCTAAAATATCCCAGTCACTAGCCGGGAGAATTGGAATTATAAAACTTCTACCCCTTTCAATGAATGAATTGAATCAGGCAGGACAAGAGTGTGACCAGTATGAGGAATACTTGTATCAAGGTTTTTATCCCCGGCTCTATAACTCCACTATTCTTCCATCAGATTTCTATTCGTCCTATGTTCAGACATATCTTGAACGGGACTTAACCCAACTAAAACAAGTCCATAGCCGATCTACTTTTCACATATTTCTCAAAATGTGTGCAAACCGAATTGGACAGATAGTTAATTTCACATCCCTTGGTGCTGATTGTGGTATCAGCCACAATACTGCCAAAGAATGGATATCTCTGCTTGAAACGTCGGGAATTGCATTTCTGATTAAAACGCATCATAAAAATTACAATAAACGCCTCATACAGATGCCAAAATTATATTTTTCAGATCCCGGACTTGCAGCATATCTTGCAGACATCAAATCTGCCGACGAGATTGTAACTCATCCCCTGAAAGGAGGACTTTTTGAGACGTTAATCATCGGAGAATTTCTAAAATACAGATATAACAGAGGCCTGGATTCTAATCTCTACTTTTGGCGTGATAAAACAGGGCATGAAATTGATTGCATCATAGAAAAATCAATACATGAAACAATATCTGTAGAAATCAAGGCCGGCAGGACAATAGCCGGAGATTTCTTTAAAAATATTCATTATTACAATAGATTGTCAGGACAGAGTCCGGATAGATCATTCATTGTGTATGGGGGTGACCAGGATCAAAACCGGAGTGATGGAAGAATAATAGGATATTCACATCTTGATTCGATATTCGAATTTCTCTAA
- a CDS encoding PAS domain-containing protein gives MEVIPTLFEEKEKGLTIVLEDITEKKRHLKNMEFLARTAEELVDLPPESDIYVYIADQLKSLVPENPRYYIHSYDETEGQFIFRAIEDEKTREGVTQLFGFNPVGMKFPVKDFFYSAPFHENAFTFKEMRVMHFKPFYEEEEYSFYDACAHIFPKEACEQASLTFNIAKIYLTGLVWQEQLFGLVGICLGKDEKLENKQVILSFFRQASIALARRMTEQRLSRSEQKFKEFASALDIPVMILDKQNTILYLNRKFSDEFGYDLSAISSWNTWAEKAFPDKNAQKILEEMVKKNEKDTSEFQKEIFELTCGDNTKKPVSMKLISFSDGMKGIIIQ, from the coding sequence ATGGAAGTTATCCCTACACTGTTTGAGGAAAAAGAGAAGGGCCTTACCATAGTGCTTGAGGATATAACCGAGAAGAAACGTCATCTAAAAAATATGGAGTTTTTAGCCCGGACGGCTGAAGAACTGGTTGACCTTCCCCCGGAATCTGACATCTATGTATATATTGCAGACCAATTGAAAAGTCTTGTCCCAGAAAATCCACGATACTATATTCATTCCTATGATGAGACGGAGGGACAATTTATTTTTCGAGCAATAGAAGATGAAAAAACACGGGAAGGAGTCACACAACTGTTTGGTTTTAATCCGGTCGGAATGAAATTTCCGGTTAAAGATTTCTTTTATTCTGCCCCTTTCCATGAGAATGCCTTTACTTTTAAGGAAATGCGGGTTATGCATTTCAAGCCATTTTATGAAGAAGAAGAATATTCATTTTATGATGCATGTGCCCATATATTTCCAAAAGAAGCATGTGAACAAGCATCCTTGACATTTAACATTGCAAAAATATATCTCACCGGACTGGTATGGCAGGAACAATTATTCGGACTGGTCGGGATATGTCTTGGTAAGGATGAAAAACTCGAAAATAAACAGGTAATATTATCATTCTTTCGCCAGGCATCAATAGCACTTGCCCGAAGGATGACAGAGCAGCGGTTATCCAGGAGTGAACAGAAATTTAAAGAATTTGCATCAGCCCTGGATATTCCGGTCATGATACTGGACAAGCAAAATACCATTTTATATTTGAACCGGAAGTTTTCAGATGAATTTGGGTATGATCTGAGTGCTATTTCTTCCTGGAATACCTGGGCAGAGAAGGCATTTCCGGACAAAAATGCTCAAAAGATTTTGGAAGAGATGGTAAAGAAGAATGAGAAAGATACGTCAGAATTTCAAAAAGAGATCTTTGAACTCACCTGCGGGGATAATACAAAAAAACCTGTATCTATGAAACTCATTTCTTTCTCCGACGGTATGAAAGGAATCATCATACAATGA
- a CDS encoding TIGR00725 family protein, with translation MLPVEGITMTSDQAWQRKKQVAVIGASNASESEILQAKMVGSLLARAGAILLSGGMGGIMEASCQGAIQEGGVAIGIVPGCEGNPFLSAIIKTQMNHARNFILIGSCDAVIAIGGEYGTLTEIAYALKSQIPVYGLSTWDIPGVIACTGPEEAVRMAVIDT, from the coding sequence ATGCTTCCAGTAGAGGGTATCACTATGACTTCGGACCAGGCATGGCAACGAAAAAAGCAGGTCGCAGTTATCGGAGCGTCGAATGCATCTGAATCAGAAATTCTTCAGGCAAAAATGGTCGGGTCCCTGCTTGCCCGTGCAGGAGCCATTCTCCTTTCCGGTGGAATGGGTGGAATAATGGAAGCATCATGCCAGGGGGCTATTCAGGAAGGAGGAGTCGCTATTGGTATTGTTCCTGGTTGTGAAGGGAATCCTTTCCTATCTGCAATTATTAAAACGCAGATGAATCATGCCAGAAATTTCATTCTTATCGGTTCATGTGATGCTGTCATTGCAATAGGAGGAGAATATGGTACACTGACTGAGATCGCGTATGCTTTAAAATCTCAAATTCCTGTGTATGGTCTTTCCACCTGGGACATACCCGGTGTTATTGCCTGCACCGGTCCCGAAGAGGCGGTCCGCATGGCGGTCATTGATACCTGA
- a CDS encoding transporter substrate-binding domain-containing protein yields MKRIIVFLLIGFLTLPTFCSGTVIPEDIQIITEDYYPLNFVDNGTLQGISVDLFEKILQKMGSDINRSSFKLLPWSEGYNLVRTTPDTVLFTITRTPERENDFLWAGPFFTDRDLIYTNEGVNLSEKSDIAALKIAVIKDSRTINSTLNAGANEKNLIEVLTAEDAIKLVDDGSVNAFAYGDYPGQKAIATYAKDPSKFAQQKEISYFEDYFAFNPDTSEEFVSAVNNTLKQLKMNRAESGSTDYEKIFLKYLPIGCMDSDITDEMLVDLVQKTIEDLKSDPSGTIASINAGESPYVDSTDPNFYVFVFDTNVTLLGNGVNPQTVGTHYSGKPDAVGNMFRDDLTELALKKGKGWISYVYSNPKSLILYKKKSYIELCTGSDDARYIVGAGRYLNCSEMQEEP; encoded by the coding sequence ATGAAACGAATAATAGTATTTCTCCTCATAGGGTTTCTCACTCTTCCGACCTTTTGTTCCGGAACGGTAATACCAGAAGACATCCAGATTATCACAGAAGATTACTATCCTCTAAACTTCGTTGATAATGGAACATTACAGGGCATTTCTGTGGACCTCTTCGAGAAGATTTTGCAGAAAATGGGAAGTGACATAAACCGGAGTTCATTCAAGCTCCTTCCCTGGTCTGAGGGATATAACCTCGTTAGAACAACCCCTGATACGGTTCTTTTTACCATCACCCGGACTCCTGAACGGGAGAATGATTTCTTATGGGCAGGGCCCTTCTTTACCGATCGTGATCTCATCTATACGAATGAGGGCGTAAATCTGTCAGAAAAAAGTGATATCGCAGCATTGAAGATAGCAGTCATTAAAGATAGTCGAACCATCAATTCCACTCTGAATGCAGGTGCTAACGAAAAGAACCTTATTGAAGTCCTCACCGCAGAAGACGCAATAAAACTGGTTGATGACGGCTCTGTCAATGCATTTGCTTATGGAGATTATCCGGGTCAGAAAGCTATTGCGACGTATGCCAAAGATCCATCCAAATTTGCACAACAAAAGGAGATATCTTATTTTGAAGATTACTTTGCTTTTAATCCGGATACATCTGAGGAGTTCGTTTCTGCGGTGAACAATACTCTCAAGCAGCTCAAGATGAACCGGGCTGAAAGCGGTAGCACCGACTATGAGAAGATTTTCTTGAAATATCTTCCGATAGGATGTATGGATAGTGATATTACCGATGAGATGTTGGTCGATCTTGTCCAAAAGACCATTGAAGACTTGAAAAGTGATCCCAGCGGAACAATTGCCAGTATTAACGCAGGTGAGAGCCCGTATGTGGATTCTACCGATCCAAATTTCTACGTATTCGTCTTTGATACCAATGTAACCCTTCTTGGGAACGGAGTCAATCCCCAGACCGTAGGAACCCATTATTCAGGAAAACCTGATGCGGTAGGGAACATGTTCCGGGATGATTTGACGGAACTTGCCTTAAAGAAAGGAAAAGGCTGGATTAGTTACGTATACTCAAACCCGAAATCACTCATCCTCTACAAAAAGAAGAGTTATATCGAACTCTGCACCGGGAGTGATGACGCCCGGTATATCGTCGGGGCTGGCAGGTATCTGAACTGCTCGGAGATGCAAGAGGAACCCTGA
- the tnpC gene encoding IS66 family transposase produces the protein MDFPEELKAKILECPPEVIAYIVHLHERIDQLESRVKELESRLNLNSRNSGKPPSSDGYAKKNRNKSDSRKKYPGGQPGHKGTTLRQSPHPDHIEYHKPHECSKCGHSLVSGKILGIEKRQVFDLPPPPTIEITEHQSFTICCPHCGLKTSGDFPEDVTHPVQYGSRVKSYLTYFSHHQLIPYERVTEICSVLFGFSVSPGTIVNLTHNLAKKLQSFKDDIVNVLQNEPVIHNDETGVRVEGKLHWLHVTCTPNLTHYSLQRKRGKEGMDNIGILPEFHGISVHDFWGPYLSYSCEHSFCCAHIIRELIRVEEETSQKWPYDLIELLLGAKENKEIFHGVGVPIPPIIRTSLMESYDELIQIGLDENPPPVVDEVKRGRKKKGFVRNLLERLKEWRESVLRFINDPLVPFDNNQAERDIRMMKVKMKISGGFRSFDTASAIALIRSYISTIRKNGINVIEGIVSAFHNFPWSPNRTKDISGESLLSQNLALA, from the coding sequence ATGGACTTTCCAGAAGAACTCAAAGCCAAAATACTTGAATGTCCTCCTGAAGTAATTGCATATATTGTTCACCTACATGAAAGAATTGATCAATTAGAATCCAGAGTCAAAGAACTCGAATCCAGGCTAAACCTCAATAGTCGAAATAGCGGAAAACCACCATCTTCTGATGGGTATGCTAAAAAGAATCGAAATAAATCAGATTCTCGAAAGAAATATCCGGGAGGTCAACCCGGCCATAAAGGGACAACCTTAAGGCAGAGTCCTCATCCAGATCATATCGAATATCATAAACCTCATGAATGCTCCAAATGTGGACATAGCCTTGTTTCTGGAAAAATACTCGGCATTGAAAAAAGACAGGTTTTTGATCTTCCCCCTCCTCCCACAATCGAGATAACAGAACATCAGTCTTTCACTATCTGCTGTCCTCATTGTGGTTTAAAAACATCAGGGGATTTTCCCGAAGATGTTACACATCCAGTTCAATATGGATCCAGAGTCAAATCTTATCTGACCTATTTTTCTCATCATCAATTAATCCCTTATGAACGAGTAACTGAAATCTGCTCAGTTCTTTTCGGTTTTTCTGTTAGTCCTGGAACAATCGTAAATTTAACTCACAATCTAGCGAAGAAATTACAATCATTTAAGGATGATATTGTAAACGTTCTTCAAAATGAGCCCGTAATCCATAATGATGAAACTGGAGTCAGAGTAGAAGGAAAACTTCATTGGCTTCATGTGACCTGTACTCCTAACCTAACTCATTATTCCCTTCAGAGAAAAAGAGGTAAAGAAGGAATGGATAATATTGGAATCCTTCCTGAATTTCATGGGATTAGTGTTCATGATTTCTGGGGTCCTTATCTTTCCTATTCCTGCGAACACAGTTTTTGTTGTGCTCATATTATCCGAGAACTCATCCGGGTTGAAGAAGAAACCTCTCAAAAATGGCCTTATGATCTTATTGAGTTATTATTAGGGGCAAAAGAAAACAAAGAGATATTTCATGGAGTTGGGGTTCCTATTCCTCCAATCATTCGTACCAGTCTGATGGAGTCATACGATGAATTGATACAGATAGGACTGGATGAAAATCCTCCACCGGTTGTAGATGAAGTAAAAAGGGGCAGGAAGAAAAAGGGATTTGTACGAAACTTACTCGAAAGGCTAAAAGAGTGGAGAGAGAGTGTGTTGAGATTTATAAATGATCCTCTCGTTCCATTCGACAATAATCAGGCCGAGAGAGATATTCGTATGATGAAGGTAAAAATGAAAATATCAGGTGGATTTAGAAGCTTCGATACAGCCAGTGCGATTGCTCTGATCAGAAGTTACATCTCAACTATAAGAAAAAATGGAATTAATGTTATTGAAGGAATTGTTTCAGCATTTCATAATTTTCCATGGTCACCAAATAGAACCAAAGATATTAGTGGAGAGTCGTTACTCTCTCAAAATCTTGCATTAGCCTAA